In one window of Henckelia pumila isolate YLH828 chromosome 1, ASM3356847v2, whole genome shotgun sequence DNA:
- the LOC140876293 gene encoding probable serine/threonine-protein kinase WNK9 isoform X2: MEGTMKFLEKGLQKQCMCLINYIGYRAFDEYEGIEVAWNQVKLYDFLQSPEDLERLYCEIHLLKTLKHSNIMKFYSSWVDTTNRNINFVTEMFTSGTLRQYRLKHKRVNTRAIKHWCRQILQGLLYLHSHDPPVIHRDLKCDNIFINGNQGEVKIGDLGLAAILRKSHAARCVGTPEFMAPEVYEEEYNELVDIYSFGMCILEMVTFEYPYSECTHPAQIYKRVISGKKPDALYKVKDLDVRRFVEKCLATVSDRLSAWELLNDPFLQTDDYFYDFRMLNYQRDYDEIGSILKQPLLSAMTSARHSTTSSLANGYSNYLCYDHENDLDCHSVEYEANEIDLFTNHEDDHLDNVDIKVKGRRSEDGTIFLKLRIADKEGRVRNIYFPFDTETDTASSVAAEMVSELDITDQDVTKIADMIDAQIILLVPDWKKGAVFEENIHKSGSNYCQNCASEGAKAGYLSSHKPGKNLQALQCSKHGCGAIHGRFEEITYQVEGLEQCITDGAPVCSSQSDGEQNPHTSHLSYNFGDEHEASEQNNKDESNVRIDKEKASDGNESKQEFKWLKAKYEIKLRELGDEKIGVVVKNPSLDSHPEEHKNDTWDENSEFRLESFASMKHATTFSSAISERKHDYESAYSLCSPAHMVTAKSFYLHRGSSLPVDATDF, from the exons ATGGAAGG TACAATGAAATTCTTGGAAAAGGGGCTTCAAAAACAGTGTATGTGTTTAATAAACTACATTGG TTACAGAGCTTTTGATGAGTATGAAGGGATTGAAGTAGCTTGGAACCAGGTGAAGCTCTACGATTTTCTACAGAGCCCTGAAGATCTGGAGAGGCTGTATTGTGAGATCCATTTACTCAAGACTTTGAAACACAGCAATATTATGAAATTCTACTCATCTTGGGTTGATACCACCAATAGAAACATCAATTTTGTGACAGAAATGTTCACGTCTGGTACCCTCAGACA ATACAGGTTGAAGCATAAAAGGGTGAATACTAGAGCTATCAAACATTGGTGTAGGCAGATTTTACAAGGGCTTCTTTATCTCCACAGTCATGATCCTCCTGTGATTCATAGAGATCTGAAATGTgacaacatttttattaatgggAATCAAGGTGAAGTCAAGATTGGTGATCTGGGATTAGCCGCAATCCTTCGGAAATCACATGCTGCTCGGTGTGTGG GAACACCGGAGTTCATGGCTCCGGAGGTGTATGAAGAGGAATATAATGAATTAGTGGATATCTATTCATTTGGAATGTGCATTTTGGAAATGGTGACTTTTGAGTATCCATATAGTGAATGCACTCATCCTGCTCAAATTTATAAGAGAGTGATCTCT GGGAAGAAACCAGATGCCCTTTACAAAGTTAAGGATCTTGATGTACGAAGATTTGTTGAAAAGTGTTTAGCGACGGTGTCTGACCGGTTATCCGCCTGGGAACTTCTCAATGACCCTTTTCTCCAAACCGATgattatttttatgattttaggaTGTTGAATTATCAGAGAGATTATGATGAAATTGGTTCGATTTTAAAGCAACCCCTCTTGAGTGCTATGACGAGTGCTCGTCATAGCACGACCAGTTCTTTAGCCAATGGTTACTCAAACTATCTTTGTTATGATCACGAAAACGACTTGGATTGTCACTCGGTTGAGTATGAAGCCAATGAGATAGATTTATTCACAAATCATGAAGATGATCATTTGGATAATGTGGACATTAAAGTCAAGGGGAGAAGGAGTGAAGATGGGACTATCTTTTTGAAACTCAGAATTGCTGATAAAGAAG GTCGTGTCCGGAATATATACTTCCCTTTTGACACTGAAACGGATACAGCTTCGAGTGTTGCTGCTGAAATGGTTTCTGAGTTGGATATTACAGATCAAGATGTAACCAAGATTGCGGATATGATTGACGCCCAAATAATTTTGTTGGTACCGGATTGGAAAAAGGGTGCCGTGTTTGAAGAAAATATTCATAAAAGTGGTAGTAACTACTGTCAAAATTGTGCGTCAGAAGGTGCTAAAGCTGGCTATTTATCATCCCACAAACCAGGAAAGAATCTGCAAGCTCTTCAATGTTCTAAGCACGGATGCGGAGCGATACATGGTCGTTTTGAAGAGATTACGTACCAAGTTGAAGGGCTGGAGCAATGTATTACAGATGGTGCCCCAGTGTGTTCAAGCCAGTCGGATGGTGAGCAAAATCCACACACATCCCATTTATCCTATAACTTTGGAGATGAACATGAAGCGTCGGAGCAAAATAACAAGGATGAATCAAATGTAAGAATCGACAAAGAGAAGGCATCTGATGGGAATGAGAGTAAGCAGGAATTCAAATGGCTCAAGGCCAAGTATGAGATAAAGTTGAGGGAGCTTGGAGATGAGAAAATCGGGGTTGTGGTCAAGAATCCGAGTTTGGATTCTCACCCAGAAGAACATAAAAACGATACATGGGACGAGAACAGTGAATTTAGGCTTGAATCTTTTGCCTCAATGAAGCATGCTACAACATTCTCATCAGCAATTTCTGAAAGGAAACATGATTATGAGTCTGCCTACAGTTTATGTAGTCCGGCGCACATGGTCACGGCTAAGAGTTTCTATCTCCACAGAGGCAGTTCTCTACCAGTTGATGCTACAGATTTCTAA
- the LOC140876293 gene encoding probable serine/threonine-protein kinase WNK9 isoform X1, giving the protein MNGVIDLDLENSEFVEVDPTGRYGRYNEILGKGASKTVYRAFDEYEGIEVAWNQVKLYDFLQSPEDLERLYCEIHLLKTLKHSNIMKFYSSWVDTTNRNINFVTEMFTSGTLRQYRLKHKRVNTRAIKHWCRQILQGLLYLHSHDPPVIHRDLKCDNIFINGNQGEVKIGDLGLAAILRKSHAARCVGTPEFMAPEVYEEEYNELVDIYSFGMCILEMVTFEYPYSECTHPAQIYKRVISGKKPDALYKVKDLDVRRFVEKCLATVSDRLSAWELLNDPFLQTDDYFYDFRMLNYQRDYDEIGSILKQPLLSAMTSARHSTTSSLANGYSNYLCYDHENDLDCHSVEYEANEIDLFTNHEDDHLDNVDIKVKGRRSEDGTIFLKLRIADKEGRVRNIYFPFDTETDTASSVAAEMVSELDITDQDVTKIADMIDAQIILLVPDWKKGAVFEENIHKSGSNYCQNCASEGAKAGYLSSHKPGKNLQALQCSKHGCGAIHGRFEEITYQVEGLEQCITDGAPVCSSQSDGEQNPHTSHLSYNFGDEHEASEQNNKDESNVRIDKEKASDGNESKQEFKWLKAKYEIKLRELGDEKIGVVVKNPSLDSHPEEHKNDTWDENSEFRLESFASMKHATTFSSAISERKHDYESAYSLCSPAHMVTAKSFYLHRGSSLPVDATDF; this is encoded by the exons ATGAACGGTGTTATTGATCTTGATTTAGAAAATTCTGAGTTTGTTGAAGTTGATCCCACTGGAAGATATGGAAGG TACAATGAAATTCTTGGAAAAGGGGCTTCAAAAACAGT TTACAGAGCTTTTGATGAGTATGAAGGGATTGAAGTAGCTTGGAACCAGGTGAAGCTCTACGATTTTCTACAGAGCCCTGAAGATCTGGAGAGGCTGTATTGTGAGATCCATTTACTCAAGACTTTGAAACACAGCAATATTATGAAATTCTACTCATCTTGGGTTGATACCACCAATAGAAACATCAATTTTGTGACAGAAATGTTCACGTCTGGTACCCTCAGACA ATACAGGTTGAAGCATAAAAGGGTGAATACTAGAGCTATCAAACATTGGTGTAGGCAGATTTTACAAGGGCTTCTTTATCTCCACAGTCATGATCCTCCTGTGATTCATAGAGATCTGAAATGTgacaacatttttattaatgggAATCAAGGTGAAGTCAAGATTGGTGATCTGGGATTAGCCGCAATCCTTCGGAAATCACATGCTGCTCGGTGTGTGG GAACACCGGAGTTCATGGCTCCGGAGGTGTATGAAGAGGAATATAATGAATTAGTGGATATCTATTCATTTGGAATGTGCATTTTGGAAATGGTGACTTTTGAGTATCCATATAGTGAATGCACTCATCCTGCTCAAATTTATAAGAGAGTGATCTCT GGGAAGAAACCAGATGCCCTTTACAAAGTTAAGGATCTTGATGTACGAAGATTTGTTGAAAAGTGTTTAGCGACGGTGTCTGACCGGTTATCCGCCTGGGAACTTCTCAATGACCCTTTTCTCCAAACCGATgattatttttatgattttaggaTGTTGAATTATCAGAGAGATTATGATGAAATTGGTTCGATTTTAAAGCAACCCCTCTTGAGTGCTATGACGAGTGCTCGTCATAGCACGACCAGTTCTTTAGCCAATGGTTACTCAAACTATCTTTGTTATGATCACGAAAACGACTTGGATTGTCACTCGGTTGAGTATGAAGCCAATGAGATAGATTTATTCACAAATCATGAAGATGATCATTTGGATAATGTGGACATTAAAGTCAAGGGGAGAAGGAGTGAAGATGGGACTATCTTTTTGAAACTCAGAATTGCTGATAAAGAAG GTCGTGTCCGGAATATATACTTCCCTTTTGACACTGAAACGGATACAGCTTCGAGTGTTGCTGCTGAAATGGTTTCTGAGTTGGATATTACAGATCAAGATGTAACCAAGATTGCGGATATGATTGACGCCCAAATAATTTTGTTGGTACCGGATTGGAAAAAGGGTGCCGTGTTTGAAGAAAATATTCATAAAAGTGGTAGTAACTACTGTCAAAATTGTGCGTCAGAAGGTGCTAAAGCTGGCTATTTATCATCCCACAAACCAGGAAAGAATCTGCAAGCTCTTCAATGTTCTAAGCACGGATGCGGAGCGATACATGGTCGTTTTGAAGAGATTACGTACCAAGTTGAAGGGCTGGAGCAATGTATTACAGATGGTGCCCCAGTGTGTTCAAGCCAGTCGGATGGTGAGCAAAATCCACACACATCCCATTTATCCTATAACTTTGGAGATGAACATGAAGCGTCGGAGCAAAATAACAAGGATGAATCAAATGTAAGAATCGACAAAGAGAAGGCATCTGATGGGAATGAGAGTAAGCAGGAATTCAAATGGCTCAAGGCCAAGTATGAGATAAAGTTGAGGGAGCTTGGAGATGAGAAAATCGGGGTTGTGGTCAAGAATCCGAGTTTGGATTCTCACCCAGAAGAACATAAAAACGATACATGGGACGAGAACAGTGAATTTAGGCTTGAATCTTTTGCCTCAATGAAGCATGCTACAACATTCTCATCAGCAATTTCTGAAAGGAAACATGATTATGAGTCTGCCTACAGTTTATGTAGTCCGGCGCACATGGTCACGGCTAAGAGTTTCTATCTCCACAGAGGCAGTTCTCTACCAGTTGATGCTACAGATTTCTAA
- the LOC140892304 gene encoding syntaxin-71-like, producing the protein MSLIDLLTRVDAICKKYDKYDVAAKDSNVAGDDAFARLYASVESDIESSLQKAETALNEKNRASVVAINAEIRRTKAKLLEEVPKLQRLAVKKVKGLSTEELTTRNDLVLALPDRIQAIPDGSAPAPKPSFGWGTSAPPRSNLKFDSDGQFDNEYFQQTEESSQFRQEYEMRKMKQDHGLDMIAEGLDTLKNMAHDMNEEVDRQVPLMDEIDTKVDKATSDLKNTNVRLKDTVNQLRSSRNFCIDIILLCIILGIAAYLYNVLKK; encoded by the exons ATGAGCTTGATCGATCTACTGACTCGTGTGGATGCGATCTGCAAGAAGTACGACAAGTACGACGTCGCTGCCAAGGACTCCAACGTCGCCGGAGACGATGCGTTCGCCCGCCTGTACGCTTCCGTAGAGTCCGACATTGAATCTTCTCTCCAG AAGGCGGAGACAGCTTTGAACGAGAAGAATAGGGCATCGGTTGTGGCGATCAATGCCGAGATTCGGAGGACCAAGGCCAAATTGCTCGAGGAGGTCCCTAAGTTGCAGAGATTAGCTGTTAAGAAG GTTAAAGGACTTTCAACAGAAGAACTGACCACCCGTAATGATTTGGTACTTGCGCTGCCTGATAGAATTCAAGCCATACCAGATGGCTCTGCACCTGCACCTAAACCATCTTTTGGTTGGGGAACATCAGCTCCACCTCGTTCCAATCTCAAATTTGATTCAG ATGGACAGTTTGACAATGAATACTTTCAGCAAACTGAAGAATCAAGTCAATTCAGGCAGGAGtatgaaatgagaaaaatgaaacag GACCATGGATTGGACATGATAGCCGAAGGTTTGGACACATTAAAAAACATGGCTCATGACATGAACGAG GAAGTTGATAGGCAAGTTCCTCTTATGGATGAAATTGACACTAAG GTAGACAAGGCAACGTCTGACCTTAAAAACACCAATGTCAGATTGAAGGACACTGTTAATCAG CTGAGATCTAGTCGAAATTTCTGTATCGACATCATTTTGCTGTGTATAATTCTTGGAATTGCAGCCTATTTGTACAA TGTGTTGAAGAAATGA